The Listeria monocytogenes genome window below encodes:
- a CDS encoding PTS fructose transporter subunit IIC: MFRKIGSELKKHVLTGISYMIPLVIAGAVIMAIARVGGSFFGITDIWDAKYADSANSLISLLHSLDGFGGLALGMMFPVIAAFIGYSISDKLALAPGLVGGLLARDIGAGFLGALAAGLIAGYTCLLIKKYVKLPKAAASIVPVFLVPVFGTLITVLIINYVVGIPFADLNTALENWLNGMSGSNQILMAAIIGAMVGFDLGGPVNKAAVTTAMALLTSGIYAPNTAAQVAIIIPPLGLGLATLIAKRKYNAEMREAGKSSLIMGLVGISEGAIPFAVESPLKVIPATVLGSAVGGALAVGLGAINQAPISGFYGWFTVENWPVYILAIAVGTLIVAGMSVALRKASAGEEMSGSSYDDEIDEAEWEA; this comes from the coding sequence ATGTTCAGAAAAATTGGGAGTGAACTGAAAAAACACGTTTTAACAGGTATTTCATATATGATTCCGCTCGTTATTGCAGGTGCCGTAATTATGGCGATTGCGCGGGTTGGTGGTTCGTTTTTCGGAATTACAGATATTTGGGACGCAAAATATGCAGATAGTGCGAATAGCTTAATTTCATTACTACACAGTTTAGATGGTTTTGGTGGCTTGGCGCTAGGAATGATGTTTCCGGTTATTGCCGCATTTATCGGCTATTCCATTTCGGACAAACTAGCACTGGCGCCAGGTCTTGTTGGTGGTTTGCTGGCACGTGATATTGGCGCAGGTTTCCTCGGGGCACTTGCAGCTGGTTTAATTGCTGGTTACACATGTCTATTGATTAAAAAATACGTGAAGTTGCCAAAAGCAGCGGCTTCAATTGTACCAGTATTTTTAGTACCAGTTTTTGGTACACTTATTACCGTTCTTATTATTAATTATGTGGTTGGTATTCCTTTTGCTGACTTAAATACAGCTCTTGAAAATTGGCTAAATGGTATGTCTGGATCGAACCAAATTCTAATGGCAGCTATTATTGGCGCGATGGTTGGTTTTGACTTAGGCGGACCTGTAAATAAAGCAGCTGTAACAACGGCGATGGCGCTTTTGACAAGTGGAATTTATGCGCCAAATACTGCGGCACAAGTAGCGATTATTATCCCACCACTGGGACTTGGCTTAGCAACATTAATAGCAAAACGTAAATACAATGCAGAAATGCGTGAAGCTGGGAAATCCTCGCTTATTATGGGGCTTGTTGGGATTAGTGAAGGGGCGATTCCTTTTGCAGTAGAATCTCCGCTTAAAGTTATTCCAGCGACAGTTCTAGGTTCTGCAGTCGGCGGCGCACTAGCTGTAGGTCTTGGCGCAATTAACCAAGCGCCAATTAGTGGTTTTTATGGCTGGTTCACAGTAGAAAATTGGCCAGTTTATATTTTAGCGATTGCCGTTGGAACTTTAATCGTTGCGGGTATGTCAGTCGCTTTACGTAAAGCTAGTGCTGGTGAAGAAATGTCCGGTTCAAGCTACGATGACGAAATTGACGAAGCAGAATGGGAAGCTTAA
- a CDS encoding type I toxin-antitoxin system Fst family toxin, with protein MILFFSSLIAPIFVGITLATYKYWLEHRSDKKHK; from the coding sequence ATGATTCTATTTTTTTCCAGTCTTATCGCTCCGATTTTTGTAGGAATTACTTTAGCTACCTACAAATATTGGTTAGAACATCGTAGTGATAAAAAACATAAGTAG
- a CDS encoding alpha-mannosidase encodes MVKAHIVNHTHWDREWYFTSADALVLSEQLFTEVIDELKKHPEANFVLDGQLSILDDYVALYPEKLADIKQLIADKQLFIGPWFTQTDAFFAHGESILRNAMIGVFDSKKYGDYMKIGYLPDTFGFNAQMPTLLEHAGFDNVIFWRGIHLGEHVASPYFKWQGLGEEASIYAINMPQGYGTGMLLEPTSAYVDGRLDPAIDFIEKYSKTTEVLIPSGNDQLNIISRFAEKLAEINKMGRHDYQLSTYQDFIQYVRELPDLEEYRGEFRSPVLARVHKTIGSSRMNIKLKSASLEQKLLTRIEPLLVIAKASGISISERLLMHTWKKLLEGQAHDSLAGCVSDPVAEDILHRMKEADELCDSIENTIVKKIADDLSLAANEIIVFNTDLHDFDGYKEIQVVTEHKNIHFPAFPDATIVQEEFIPSRENVLEETPAGNRFIEEPGYYVLQVRVKVDLPGLGYRVIAFEENDRELDSMIASNNVAIANDFYKITFENGEIALEKPNGERITSFITLEDDVNAGDTYDYSPLAGDIAELFTFSEAKTEKSSEVERLILTGKSDFPLDRLTKEGHGDLQVKLILELRKCSELLDVKVEVDNQIKSHRLRLKVNTGVKTDYNIASLPFGYIERKPVVPANWQETYSEMPIDIEPLEQSVTLTNEAESCTIFTRGIKEYQQLNQHLALTLLATTGQLGKPDLAYRPGRASGDTTKKGHVLIETEGAQLLGKHEFSLAIYLGDQAFDEHKTAERTKAFNQANVSYQRQPFNHFLHRLDNKIQKTERRLGAKQTLGMLNLPKEYLVSACHPSYYTADKYIIRLENPTNTPQKLSLSDMSFEYVNAIEEVVANDNNTIPAYGAVTLRLEI; translated from the coding sequence ATGGTTAAAGCACATATTGTGAACCATACGCATTGGGACCGAGAGTGGTATTTCACCTCGGCCGATGCACTGGTTCTAAGTGAACAACTTTTTACAGAAGTAATTGACGAATTAAAAAAGCACCCAGAAGCAAACTTTGTACTTGATGGGCAATTGTCGATTTTAGATGATTATGTTGCACTCTACCCAGAAAAATTAGCGGATATTAAGCAATTAATTGCGGATAAACAACTTTTCATTGGACCGTGGTTTACACAAACAGATGCCTTTTTTGCGCACGGCGAGTCGATTTTGCGCAATGCGATGATTGGGGTTTTTGATAGTAAAAAATACGGCGACTATATGAAAATTGGTTATTTACCAGATACATTTGGTTTTAATGCCCAAATGCCGACTTTACTTGAACATGCTGGCTTTGATAATGTGATTTTCTGGCGCGGAATACATCTTGGTGAACATGTTGCATCTCCGTATTTTAAATGGCAAGGACTTGGCGAGGAAGCATCTATCTATGCGATTAATATGCCACAAGGTTACGGTACAGGGATGCTGCTGGAACCAACTTCGGCATATGTGGATGGACGCCTTGACCCGGCAATTGATTTCATTGAAAAGTACAGCAAAACAACGGAAGTGTTAATTCCATCTGGAAACGATCAGCTGAATATTATTAGTCGTTTTGCAGAAAAACTGGCGGAAATTAACAAGATGGGACGCCATGATTATCAACTTAGTACCTATCAAGATTTTATTCAATATGTTAGAGAGCTACCCGACTTAGAAGAATATCGCGGCGAATTTAGAAGCCCGGTTCTTGCGCGAGTGCATAAAACTATTGGCTCTAGCCGAATGAATATTAAGCTGAAAAGCGCGTCACTCGAGCAAAAACTGCTAACACGAATTGAGCCGCTGCTTGTTATTGCTAAGGCATCTGGAATTTCTATTAGCGAGCGTTTACTAATGCACACTTGGAAAAAATTACTTGAAGGTCAAGCGCACGATAGCTTGGCAGGCTGCGTTTCTGATCCTGTTGCGGAAGATATTTTGCACCGGATGAAAGAAGCCGATGAACTGTGTGATAGTATTGAAAACACGATTGTGAAGAAAATTGCCGATGATTTATCACTTGCGGCAAACGAAATTATCGTTTTTAACACGGATTTACATGATTTTGACGGATATAAAGAAATACAAGTAGTAACCGAGCATAAAAATATCCATTTCCCAGCATTTCCAGACGCGACAATTGTTCAAGAAGAATTTATTCCATCGCGTGAGAATGTGCTAGAAGAAACGCCAGCCGGGAACCGATTTATTGAAGAACCTGGCTATTATGTGCTTCAAGTACGCGTGAAAGTGGATCTTCCAGGCCTTGGTTACCGTGTGATTGCTTTTGAGGAGAATGACCGCGAACTGGATTCGATGATTGCTTCCAATAATGTGGCAATCGCGAATGATTTCTACAAAATCACTTTTGAAAATGGCGAAATTGCTCTTGAAAAACCAAATGGCGAGCGCATCACTTCTTTTATTACACTAGAAGATGATGTGAATGCGGGGGATACGTATGATTATTCACCACTAGCCGGAGATATCGCGGAATTATTCACTTTTTCCGAAGCAAAAACAGAGAAATCAAGTGAAGTCGAACGTTTAATTTTAACAGGAAAAAGCGATTTCCCACTTGATCGTTTGACGAAAGAAGGGCATGGCGACCTGCAAGTCAAACTCATTTTAGAGCTGAGAAAATGTAGTGAACTGCTGGATGTTAAAGTTGAAGTGGATAACCAAATTAAAAGTCACCGTCTACGCTTAAAAGTAAACACAGGTGTGAAAACAGACTACAATATCGCTTCACTTCCATTCGGATATATCGAGAGAAAACCAGTTGTACCAGCGAATTGGCAAGAAACATATAGCGAAATGCCAATCGACATCGAACCACTAGAACAAAGCGTGACGTTAACAAATGAAGCAGAAAGTTGTACCATTTTCACACGGGGCATCAAAGAATACCAACAATTGAATCAACATTTAGCACTGACGCTACTGGCAACAACCGGACAACTCGGAAAACCTGATTTAGCATACCGCCCAGGCCGAGCATCAGGCGACACAACGAAAAAAGGTCATGTGCTCATCGAAACAGAAGGCGCGCAACTACTTGGCAAACATGAATTCTCATTAGCCATCTATCTTGGCGACCAAGCTTTCGATGAACATAAAACCGCTGAACGAACAAAAGCGTTCAACCAAGCAAACGTGTCCTACCAGCGTCAACCGTTCAACCACTTTTTACACCGTTTAGACAACAAAATCCAGAAAACAGAACGAAGATTAGGCGCGAAGCAAACGTTAGGTATGTTGAATTTGCCAAAAGAATATTTAGTGTCGGCGTGCCATCCGTCCTACTACACTGCAGATAAATACATCATCCGCTTGGAAAACCCAACTAACACACCACAAAAGTTGTCACTCTCGGATATGTCATTTGAGTATGTGAATGCTATCGAAGAAGTTGTCGCAAATGACAACAACACGATTCCAGCATATGGCGCTGTCACATTACGATTAGAAATATAG
- a CDS encoding SDR family oxidoreductase yields the protein MTIKNKVIIITGASSGIGEATALLLAEKGAKLVLAARRVEKLEKIVQMIQAKSGEAIFAKTDVTKREDNKKLVELAIETYGKVDAIFLNAGIMPNSPLSALKEDEWEQMIDINIKGVLNGIAAVLPSFITQKSGHIIATSSVAGLKAYPGGAVYGATKWAVRDLMEVLRMESAQEGTNIRTATIYPAAINTELLDTITDKETEQGMTNLYKQYGITPDRIANIVAYAIDQPEDVNVNEFTVGPTSQPW from the coding sequence ATGACAATCAAAAACAAAGTAATTATCATAACTGGCGCATCGTCTGGAATTGGCGAAGCAACAGCCTTACTTTTAGCTGAAAAAGGGGCGAAGTTAGTTCTTGCTGCTCGGCGCGTGGAAAAATTGGAAAAAATTGTTCAAATGATTCAAGCAAAGTCTGGGGAAGCAATTTTTGCCAAAACGGATGTGACAAAACGCGAAGACAATAAAAAATTAGTAGAATTAGCGATTGAAACATACGGAAAAGTGGATGCAATCTTTTTAAATGCGGGAATCATGCCTAATTCGCCATTATCTGCTTTAAAAGAAGATGAATGGGAGCAAATGATTGATATCAATATTAAAGGTGTGCTAAATGGAATTGCGGCAGTTTTGCCTTCTTTCATCACCCAAAAATCAGGACACATCATTGCAACTTCTTCTGTAGCAGGATTAAAAGCATATCCTGGCGGTGCAGTATATGGAGCGACAAAATGGGCCGTCCGTGACCTAATGGAAGTATTACGAATGGAGTCGGCGCAAGAAGGAACAAATATCCGTACCGCAACCATTTACCCAGCAGCCATCAATACGGAATTATTAGATACAATCACGGATAAAGAAACCGAACAAGGGATGACCAATTTATATAAACAATATGGTATCACACCAGATCGTATCGCAAACATTGTCGCATATGCTATCGATCAGCCTGAAGATGTAAATGTAAATGAATTCACTGTTGGGCCAACTAGCCAACCGTGGTGA
- a CDS encoding PTS fructose transporter subunit IIB — MKRKIIAVTACATGVAHTYMAAQALKKGAKKMGNLIKVETQGATGIENELTEKDVNIGEVVIFAVDTKVRNKERFDGKVVLEVPVSAPIKDAEKVINAALALIDEK, encoded by the coding sequence ATGAAACGTAAAATTATTGCAGTAACCGCATGTGCGACAGGAGTGGCACACACATATATGGCAGCACAAGCACTTAAAAAAGGTGCGAAAAAAATGGGCAACCTCATTAAAGTAGAAACACAAGGCGCAACAGGAATTGAAAATGAATTAACCGAAAAAGATGTAAATATCGGCGAAGTAGTTATTTTCGCAGTAGATACAAAAGTTCGTAACAAAGAACGTTTTGACGGTAAAGTCGTGCTGGAAGTTCCAGTAAGCGCACCGATTAAAGATGCAGAAAAAGTAATCAACGCAGCACTTGCGTTAATTGACGAAAAATAA
- a CDS encoding BglG family transcription antiterminator, giving the protein MKAVTKMIANREKNIIQFLMKTGQTRVGTIANHLGLSEKTVSNSLKEIDIFLKDFDMTVVRKPKIGVYIEGDNKAFAEVSRFLDNQVSQIPSTKEERIIYIFSKLLKADDYITIHQLADELYISRSTIEKNMMEVTKMLEKEGITLYKKPSKGMKLLISEREKRALTSKFITNFWGNNWYLKQEGEKVLQAFDTIQADVTGIFPEEGLKEIIAIVQEFSERHDFAFTDYAFQSIVIHLAIAVERIREGEYVENVESDPMKDAFESQRNNTEILVDMLEERLAIKIPAFEVGYIQLHLTAAYNQQHDELLVNTRPQEDDVAEFVSECLAEDTYDKGLLEDLTTHMKSAINRLKLGMHFKNPYLSKIKQNFPQAFEEALYFKAKFEQKYDVQVNEDETAYIALHFEAYKERSRSFPDQIRVVLVCSTGLGSSRLLAARIKKYFPMITIEKILSVQALMETEVDVDLVISTIYLELEDIPSIVVSPMMNKADLQQVESQIERTRRKKKKRSQPFVDLIRPKNIFAKLDVATMEEAIAEIGGKLVEQSIAKPGIVESALKREALSFTSFEEMATPHAEPALINESCIAIATLKQPVKWGLVEVDKIFFIALAEENGINLDAMYEQFYKYIDNKKWLEKLTQLKSAAEIYEHLLKDGM; this is encoded by the coding sequence ATGAAAGCGGTAACGAAAATGATTGCAAATCGCGAAAAAAATATCATTCAGTTTCTAATGAAGACAGGTCAAACACGTGTTGGAACTATCGCGAATCATCTTGGACTTTCAGAAAAAACAGTATCAAATTCACTGAAGGAAATCGATATTTTTCTAAAGGATTTTGATATGACTGTTGTCCGTAAACCAAAAATTGGCGTTTATATTGAGGGCGATAATAAAGCTTTTGCCGAGGTTAGCCGATTCCTCGACAATCAGGTCAGCCAAATTCCATCAACTAAAGAAGAGCGGATTATCTACATTTTCAGTAAATTGCTTAAAGCTGACGACTATATCACGATTCATCAACTTGCAGACGAACTTTACATTAGCCGGAGCACGATTGAGAAAAACATGATGGAAGTCACGAAAATGTTAGAAAAAGAAGGCATCACCTTGTATAAGAAACCAAGTAAGGGCATGAAACTTTTAATTAGCGAACGCGAAAAACGCGCCCTAACCTCCAAATTTATTACTAATTTTTGGGGTAACAACTGGTATTTAAAACAAGAAGGTGAAAAGGTGCTCCAAGCTTTTGACACGATTCAAGCAGATGTCACTGGGATTTTTCCGGAAGAAGGCTTGAAAGAAATCATTGCGATTGTTCAAGAATTCAGTGAGCGTCATGATTTTGCTTTTACAGATTATGCATTTCAGTCGATTGTTATTCACCTTGCGATTGCGGTAGAGCGAATTCGCGAAGGCGAGTATGTGGAAAATGTTGAGAGCGATCCGATGAAAGATGCGTTTGAGTCACAGCGAAACAATACGGAAATCTTAGTTGATATGTTGGAAGAACGTCTGGCTATTAAAATTCCAGCATTCGAAGTTGGCTATATTCAGTTACATTTAACCGCTGCCTATAATCAGCAACATGATGAACTGCTCGTCAACACCCGACCGCAAGAAGACGATGTCGCTGAATTTGTTAGTGAGTGTCTCGCAGAAGATACTTACGATAAAGGCTTACTGGAAGACCTGACGACACATATGAAATCCGCCATTAATCGCTTAAAACTTGGTATGCATTTTAAAAATCCGTATCTCAGCAAAATTAAGCAAAACTTTCCCCAAGCGTTTGAAGAAGCGCTTTACTTTAAAGCAAAATTTGAACAAAAGTACGATGTGCAAGTGAACGAAGATGAAACGGCGTATATTGCGCTACATTTTGAAGCATACAAAGAAAGAAGTCGCTCTTTCCCCGACCAAATTCGCGTGGTGCTTGTATGCAGTACAGGTCTTGGTTCATCAAGATTACTCGCAGCTAGAATTAAAAAATATTTTCCAATGATTACGATTGAAAAAATATTGTCTGTTCAGGCATTAATGGAAACCGAAGTCGATGTGGATTTAGTGATTAGCACGATTTATCTCGAACTAGAGGATATTCCGAGCATTGTTGTTAGTCCAATGATGAATAAAGCCGATTTACAACAAGTCGAAAGCCAAATCGAACGAACGCGACGCAAGAAAAAGAAACGCAGCCAACCATTTGTTGATTTAATTAGACCGAAAAACATTTTTGCGAAGTTAGATGTAGCGACGATGGAAGAAGCGATTGCGGAAATTGGCGGCAAGTTGGTGGAACAGAGTATTGCTAAGCCTGGCATCGTGGAAAGTGCGCTGAAAAGAGAAGCCTTGTCGTTTACTTCTTTTGAAGAAATGGCGACACCACACGCAGAACCTGCACTTATAAATGAATCTTGCATTGCTATCGCAACACTTAAACAACCGGTGAAGTGGGGGTTAGTCGAGGTAGATAAAATCTTTTTTATCGCTTTGGCAGAGGAAAACGGCATTAATTTAGACGCAATGTACGAGCAGTTTTATAAATATATTGATAACAAAAAATGGCTAGAAAAGCTGACGCAACTAAAAAGTGCCGCAGAAATTTATGAGCATTTGTTAAAGGATGGGATGTAA
- a CDS encoding PTS sugar transporter subunit IIA has translation MEVKDILTKELVVFDLEAATKEAAIEEMAELLNEQGILADKATYVQAVLDREAHATTGIGNNIAIPHGKSESVTKSAIVFARTKEMIEWESLDDEPVNMIFLLAITDSDKTDGHLKILAEIATKLMDDDIVENLKNTRDEEEVIRILNGGVVEI, from the coding sequence ATGGAAGTAAAAGATATTTTAACTAAAGAATTAGTCGTTTTTGATTTAGAAGCGGCAACCAAAGAAGCAGCGATTGAAGAAATGGCGGAATTGTTGAATGAACAGGGCATTTTAGCAGATAAAGCGACTTATGTGCAAGCTGTTTTAGATCGAGAAGCACATGCAACAACTGGAATAGGTAATAACATTGCTATCCCACACGGAAAAAGCGAAAGTGTCACAAAATCGGCCATCGTTTTTGCAAGAACGAAAGAAATGATTGAGTGGGAATCGCTTGATGACGAACCGGTAAACATGATTTTCTTACTGGCGATTACTGATTCTGACAAAACAGACGGTCACTTAAAAATCCTTGCAGAAATTGCAACGAAACTAATGGACGATGATATTGTCGAAAATTTAAAAAATACAAGAGACGAAGAAGAAGTTATTCGAATTTTAAATGGAGGCGTAGTAGAGATATGA
- a CDS encoding DapH/DapD/GlmU-related protein: MMIQDLQKRVVGKEILQGSNLLNEIHEVKQNNEQLIVELNTKYHSKKEITKCLSEITGKPVDSSVEVSLPFYSDFGKHITFGKNIFINLNVTFVDLGGITIEDNVLIGPGARLVTVNHLVSPKKRRGLRVAPICVKQNAWIGANATILSGVTIGENAIVAADATVTKDVPANVVVAGSPAKQIRKIIEE; encoded by the coding sequence ATAATGATACAAGATTTACAGAAAAGAGTAGTCGGTAAAGAAATTCTACAAGGGTCAAATCTGTTAAATGAAATTCATGAGGTAAAGCAAAACAACGAACAATTAATCGTTGAACTAAATACCAAGTATCATTCAAAAAAAGAAATAACAAAATGCCTCAGTGAAATCACAGGAAAACCTGTGGATTCTTCTGTAGAGGTTTCGCTTCCTTTTTACAGTGATTTTGGTAAACATATTACTTTTGGGAAAAATATCTTTATCAATTTAAATGTAACTTTCGTGGATTTGGGTGGGATTACGATTGAAGATAATGTCTTAATTGGACCAGGAGCAAGACTTGTGACCGTCAACCATTTAGTTAGCCCGAAAAAGAGACGTGGCTTAAGAGTAGCACCGATTTGTGTGAAACAAAATGCTTGGATTGGAGCAAATGCGACGATATTATCAGGCGTAACTATCGGAGAAAATGCCATCGTTGCTGCGGATGCCACTGTCACAAAAGATGTCCCAGCAAACGTTGTCGTCGCCGGAAGCCCAGCCAAACAAATTCGTAAAATTATCGAGGAATAA
- a CDS encoding LysR family transcriptional regulator, with protein MELRVLNYFLTVVREKTISKAAEVLHLSQPTLSKQLKELEEELGVTLFIRGNRSITLTEDGVYLANRAKEILSLVELTTSNLLQNETISGKITIGAGETRGFEFIGSVIHQLREIHPEITFQLHSGNANDVLEKIEHGLLDFGLVINPVEMQAYEYLQLSLEDRWGILVNKVHPLAQKEVITPGDIQENPIMVSNQSFVDNQLASWLGGHFEHLNVIGRYNLLYNASLLAKENIASILCIDGIVNTDNTNLKFIPFSPPLTAGISIVWKKNPTFSSAAKEFLRLIEKEITK; from the coding sequence ATGGAATTACGTGTGTTAAATTACTTTTTAACTGTCGTTCGTGAAAAAACGATTAGTAAAGCGGCGGAAGTACTTCATCTTTCTCAGCCAACACTTTCTAAACAATTGAAAGAACTTGAGGAAGAGTTAGGTGTAACGCTGTTTATTCGCGGAAATCGTTCTATTACCTTAACAGAAGACGGTGTTTACTTGGCAAATCGTGCGAAGGAGATTTTATCTTTAGTGGAGTTAACTACTTCGAACTTGCTGCAAAATGAAACAATTAGCGGAAAAATAACGATTGGTGCTGGGGAAACGAGAGGATTTGAGTTTATTGGTAGTGTCATTCATCAGCTGAGAGAAATACATCCTGAGATTACGTTTCAACTACATAGTGGTAATGCCAACGATGTTTTAGAAAAAATTGAGCATGGGCTGCTGGATTTTGGGTTGGTTATTAATCCTGTTGAAATGCAGGCATACGAATATTTGCAGCTTTCTTTAGAAGATAGATGGGGCATTTTAGTAAATAAAGTCCATCCTTTAGCGCAAAAAGAAGTTATAACTCCGGGTGATATTCAAGAAAATCCAATAATGGTTTCGAATCAATCTTTCGTGGATAATCAACTAGCAAGTTGGTTAGGAGGACATTTTGAACACTTGAATGTGATTGGTAGATATAATTTGCTTTATAATGCCTCGCTTTTAGCTAAAGAGAATATTGCCAGTATTCTTTGTATCGATGGCATTGTCAACACGGACAATACGAATTTGAAATTTATTCCTTTTTCGCCGCCCCTAACTGCTGGAATAAGCATTGTTTGGAAAAAGAACCCTACTTTTTCGAGTGCAGCGAAGGAATTTTTGCGGTTGATAGAAAAAGAAATTACAAAATAA